The following proteins are co-located in the Streptomyces sp. NBC_00435 genome:
- the nirB gene encoding nitrite reductase large subunit NirB yields MGQTLVVIGHGMVGHRLLEALAERDALADPTRPERGGWQVTVLAEEQRPAYDRVHLSAAFTGSTGEELSLVGPGFLEKYGIDLRLGAPAELIDTTARTVTARSGGVFGYDALVLATGSYPFVPPIDGADAEGCFTYRTLEDVAAMSAYAADTEVRTGVVIGGGLLGLEAAGALRTLGLATHVVEFAPRLMPLQVDDGGAAALRATIESMGVAVHTGVGAAGVQMHPDGRAQALRLTSGEEIGSDIVVFSAGVRPRDRLARECGLAVGDRGGVVVDAHCRTSDPYVYAVGECAQTVDGKVYGLVAPGYQMAETVAEALAGAGELTFTGADTSTKLKLMGADVASFGDPFAREGRDGAVSVVFSDAREGVYKKLLLGPDGALLGGILVGDAEAYGSLKPHAGRQLPAPAEAFILPSTEGVALPGADAMPDDAVVCSCHNVTKAQVREAVVAESLTDIGGIKKCTKAGTGCGGCIGTLQAVLDAELDAAGIEKARGLCEHFTLTRAEIYEKIRAERIRSFSELLETHGEGGEGCAVCKPVVANVLGTLAPDLGLGHILAGEQAALQDSNDLFLANLQKDGTYSVVPRVAGGEITAEQVIALGEVARDYGLYTKITGAQRIGLFGVRKEQLPDIWRRLGGAGFESGQAYGKSLRAVKSCVGARFCRFGQGDSIQLAIDLELRYRGLRTPHKFKGGVSGCLRECAEARGKDIGVIATANGWNLYVSGNGGATPRHADLLASDLDTAELFALIDRFLMYYIRTGERLERTAAWLERLGGSTVGLDHLSAVLIEDSLGICAELEAQMERHVSAYEDEWAAVLEDPAALERFGSVDFGATAGQSPAESLEPGRGRTAVLPDGTEAAVFKDRAGEVYAVGNRDPFSGADVIANGIMGSRHGVPVVASPMHKQVFDLRTGVCLDDPEVSLPLVDLKA; encoded by the coding sequence GGCTCCACCGGCGAGGAACTGTCCCTGGTCGGGCCCGGCTTCCTGGAGAAGTACGGCATCGACCTGCGCCTGGGTGCCCCGGCCGAACTGATCGACACCACCGCCCGTACGGTCACCGCCCGCTCCGGCGGGGTGTTCGGCTACGACGCCCTGGTACTGGCGACCGGCTCCTACCCCTTCGTCCCGCCGATCGACGGCGCCGACGCCGAGGGCTGTTTCACGTACCGCACGCTCGAGGACGTCGCGGCCATGTCGGCGTACGCCGCGGACACCGAGGTCCGGACCGGTGTGGTCATCGGCGGCGGGCTCCTCGGCCTGGAGGCGGCCGGCGCGCTGCGCACGCTCGGACTGGCCACGCACGTCGTGGAGTTCGCGCCCCGGCTGATGCCGCTGCAGGTGGACGACGGTGGCGCGGCGGCCCTGCGGGCCACCATCGAATCCATGGGCGTCGCCGTGCACACGGGCGTCGGTGCGGCCGGGGTGCAGATGCATCCCGACGGGCGGGCGCAGGCGCTGCGGCTGACCAGCGGCGAGGAGATCGGCTCCGACATCGTCGTCTTCTCGGCCGGTGTACGGCCGCGCGACCGGCTGGCCCGCGAGTGCGGCCTGGCCGTCGGCGACCGCGGCGGTGTCGTCGTGGACGCCCACTGCCGCACCAGCGACCCGTACGTCTACGCGGTCGGCGAGTGCGCGCAGACCGTCGACGGGAAGGTGTACGGGCTGGTCGCGCCCGGCTACCAGATGGCCGAGACCGTCGCCGAGGCCCTCGCGGGGGCCGGCGAGCTGACCTTCACCGGGGCCGACACCTCCACCAAGCTCAAGCTGATGGGCGCCGACGTGGCCTCCTTCGGTGACCCCTTCGCCCGTGAGGGTCGCGACGGCGCCGTCTCGGTGGTCTTCTCCGACGCCCGCGAGGGCGTCTACAAGAAGCTGCTGCTCGGCCCCGACGGTGCACTGCTCGGCGGCATCCTGGTCGGCGACGCGGAGGCCTACGGCTCGCTGAAGCCGCACGCGGGCCGGCAGCTGCCGGCCCCGGCGGAGGCCTTCATCCTCCCGTCGACCGAAGGCGTGGCACTGCCCGGCGCGGACGCGATGCCCGACGACGCGGTGGTGTGCAGCTGCCACAACGTCACCAAGGCACAGGTGCGCGAGGCGGTGGTCGCGGAATCCCTCACCGACATCGGCGGCATCAAGAAGTGCACCAAGGCGGGCACGGGCTGCGGCGGCTGCATCGGCACGCTGCAAGCGGTTCTGGACGCCGAACTGGACGCGGCCGGCATCGAGAAGGCCAGAGGCCTGTGCGAGCACTTCACCCTGACCCGGGCGGAGATCTACGAGAAGATCCGCGCCGAGCGCATCCGCAGCTTCAGCGAGCTGCTGGAGACCCACGGCGAGGGCGGCGAGGGCTGCGCCGTCTGCAAGCCGGTCGTCGCCAACGTGCTCGGCACCCTCGCCCCCGACCTGGGCCTCGGGCACATCCTGGCGGGCGAGCAGGCGGCCCTGCAGGACTCCAACGACCTCTTCCTCGCCAACCTCCAGAAGGACGGCACCTACTCGGTCGTCCCGCGCGTCGCCGGCGGCGAGATCACCGCCGAGCAGGTCATCGCGCTGGGCGAGGTGGCCCGGGACTACGGCCTCTACACGAAGATCACCGGCGCCCAGCGCATCGGCCTCTTCGGAGTCCGCAAGGAGCAGCTGCCCGACATCTGGCGGCGGCTCGGCGGCGCCGGCTTCGAGTCCGGGCAGGCGTACGGGAAATCCCTGCGCGCGGTCAAGTCGTGCGTGGGCGCCCGCTTCTGCCGCTTCGGACAGGGCGACTCGATCCAGCTCGCCATCGACCTGGAGCTGCGCTACCGGGGGCTGCGCACCCCGCACAAGTTCAAGGGCGGCGTCTCGGGCTGCCTGCGCGAGTGCGCGGAGGCGCGGGGCAAGGACATCGGCGTCATCGCCACCGCCAACGGTTGGAACCTGTACGTCAGCGGCAACGGCGGAGCGACCCCGCGCCACGCCGACCTGCTGGCCTCGGACCTGGACACCGCCGAACTCTTCGCGCTGATCGACCGGTTCCTCATGTACTACATCCGCACCGGCGAGCGCCTGGAGCGGACGGCCGCCTGGCTCGAGCGGCTCGGTGGCAGCACGGTGGGCCTGGACCACCTGAGTGCCGTCCTGATCGAGGACTCGCTCGGCATCTGCGCGGAGCTGGAGGCGCAGATGGAGCGCCACGTGAGCGCGTACGAGGACGAGTGGGCCGCGGTCCTGGAGGACCCGGCGGCGCTGGAGCGCTTCGGGAGCGTGGACTTCGGGGCGACCGCGGGCCAGTCGCCGGCGGAGTCCCTGGAGCCGGGCCGCGGCCGCACGGCGGTACTGCCGGACGGCACGGAGGCCGCGGTGTTCAAGGACCGCGCGGGCGAGGTCTACGCCGTGGGCAACCGGGACCCCTTCTCGGGCGCCGATGTGATCGCCAACGGCATCATGGGCTCGCGCCACGGGGTGCCCGTCGTGGCCTCGCCGATGCACAAGCAGGTCTTCGACCTGCGGACCGGCGTCTGCCTCGACGACCCCGAGGTGTCCCTGCCGCTGGTGGACCTCAAGGCTTAA